One Vigna unguiculata cultivar IT97K-499-35 chromosome 11, ASM411807v1, whole genome shotgun sequence DNA window includes the following coding sequences:
- the LOC114169513 gene encoding uncharacterized protein LOC114169513 isoform X1: MKIFSGWQRFVFGLPLFFLFAHLVFVMELHKNSKMEERHKQLNKKFDHLVLGHMAGQGLSNRLQCQGTKALNRTHSSESRSGVDGSITFVTVFTIYNTSLNDVDDRSNTVVGNASYNNVDRSMALLNVFINFIQVAMPQSKVIILTDPMSDLSVQRNRVSLYPIQGEYSRDKLMLQRIRSYITFLETRLQQLSQKPRDVIHYIFTDSDIAVVDDLGQVFRDHPNFHLALTFRNNKAQPLNSGFIAVKGTQEAMLRAKLFLQEVLKVYSTKYRNASRMLGDQLALALVVMSKPHFDARRFSKGLAFSEDIGATSVLFLPCSLYNWTPPEGAGQFHGMPLDVKVVHFKGSRKRLMLESWNFYSSSQDISDMLCLILGSGRTKYDF; this comes from the exons ATGAAAATATTCAGTGGATGGCAACGTTTTGTTTTTGGTCTTCCCTTGTTTTTCCTCTTTGCTCATCTGGTTTTTG TCATGGAATTACACAAAAACTCAAAAATGGAAGAACGGCACAAACAACTAAACAAGAAATTTGATCATCTAGTTCTTGGTCATATGGCTGGACAAGGCTTGTCAAATCGTTTGCAATGCCAAG GGACAAAAGCTCTTAATAGGACCCATTCTTCTGAAAGCAGATCAGGTGTAGATGGAAGTATCACATTTGTCACTGTCTTTACCATTTATAATACTTCTCTCAATGATGTAGACGACAGATCAAACACAGTGGTTGGCAATGCTTCATATAATAACGTTGACAGGTCTATGGCTTTGTTGAATGTCTTCATTAATTTCATTCAG GTGGCAATGCCCCAGAGCAAAGTGATTATTCTAACAGATCCTATGTCTGACCTCTCGGTGCAAAGAAACAGGGTCTCTCTGTATCCTATACAAGGTGAATATTCACGAGACAAGTTGATGCTCCAAAGGATCAGGTCTTACATT ACCTTTTTAGAAACAAGGCTACAGCAACTTTCTCAGAAGCCGAGGGATGTCATTCATTACATCTTCACTGATTCTGATATAGCAGTGGTTGATGATTTAGGGCAAGTTTTTCGTGACCATCCTAATTTTCATCTGGCTCTGACCTTTAGGAACAATAAGGCTCAACCTTTGAATTCAGGATTCATTGCAGTTAAGGGTACCCAGGAAGCAATGTTAAG GGCAAAGCTTTTCCTACAAGAGGTCTTGAAAGTTTACAGCACGAAATATAGAAATGCTTCTCGCATGCTGGGTGATCAGTTAGCTCTTGCTTTGGTTGTGATGTCAAAACCTCATTTTGACGCCAGAAGGTTTTCCAAAGGGCTTGCTTTCTCAGAAGATATTGGGGCTACTTCAGTATTGTTCTTACCTTGTTCTCTGTACAATTGGACTCCGCCTGAGGGTGCTGGTCAATTTCATGGCATGCCATTGGATGTTAAG GTTGTTCATTTTAAAGGATCAAGAAAACGTCTAATGCTCGAATCTTGGAATTTTTATTCCTCGTCTCAAGATATTTCCGACATGTTATGTCTCATTTTGGGAAGTGGAAGAACCAAATATGATTTTTGA
- the LOC114169513 gene encoding uncharacterized protein LOC114169513 isoform X2, whose protein sequence is MELHKNSKMEERHKQLNKKFDHLVLGHMAGQGLSNRLQCQGTKALNRTHSSESRSGVDGSITFVTVFTIYNTSLNDVDDRSNTVVGNASYNNVDRSMALLNVFINFIQVAMPQSKVIILTDPMSDLSVQRNRVSLYPIQGEYSRDKLMLQRIRSYITFLETRLQQLSQKPRDVIHYIFTDSDIAVVDDLGQVFRDHPNFHLALTFRNNKAQPLNSGFIAVKGTQEAMLRAKLFLQEVLKVYSTKYRNASRMLGDQLALALVVMSKPHFDARRFSKGLAFSEDIGATSVLFLPCSLYNWTPPEGAGQFHGMPLDVKVVHFKGSRKRLMLESWNFYSSSQDISDMLCLILGSGRTKYDF, encoded by the exons ATGGAATTACACAAAAACTCAAAAATGGAAGAACGGCACAAACAACTAAACAAGAAATTTGATCATCTAGTTCTTGGTCATATGGCTGGACAAGGCTTGTCAAATCGTTTGCAATGCCAAG GGACAAAAGCTCTTAATAGGACCCATTCTTCTGAAAGCAGATCAGGTGTAGATGGAAGTATCACATTTGTCACTGTCTTTACCATTTATAATACTTCTCTCAATGATGTAGACGACAGATCAAACACAGTGGTTGGCAATGCTTCATATAATAACGTTGACAGGTCTATGGCTTTGTTGAATGTCTTCATTAATTTCATTCAG GTGGCAATGCCCCAGAGCAAAGTGATTATTCTAACAGATCCTATGTCTGACCTCTCGGTGCAAAGAAACAGGGTCTCTCTGTATCCTATACAAGGTGAATATTCACGAGACAAGTTGATGCTCCAAAGGATCAGGTCTTACATT ACCTTTTTAGAAACAAGGCTACAGCAACTTTCTCAGAAGCCGAGGGATGTCATTCATTACATCTTCACTGATTCTGATATAGCAGTGGTTGATGATTTAGGGCAAGTTTTTCGTGACCATCCTAATTTTCATCTGGCTCTGACCTTTAGGAACAATAAGGCTCAACCTTTGAATTCAGGATTCATTGCAGTTAAGGGTACCCAGGAAGCAATGTTAAG GGCAAAGCTTTTCCTACAAGAGGTCTTGAAAGTTTACAGCACGAAATATAGAAATGCTTCTCGCATGCTGGGTGATCAGTTAGCTCTTGCTTTGGTTGTGATGTCAAAACCTCATTTTGACGCCAGAAGGTTTTCCAAAGGGCTTGCTTTCTCAGAAGATATTGGGGCTACTTCAGTATTGTTCTTACCTTGTTCTCTGTACAATTGGACTCCGCCTGAGGGTGCTGGTCAATTTCATGGCATGCCATTGGATGTTAAG GTTGTTCATTTTAAAGGATCAAGAAAACGTCTAATGCTCGAATCTTGGAATTTTTATTCCTCGTCTCAAGATATTTCCGACATGTTATGTCTCATTTTGGGAAGTGGAAGAACCAAATATGATTTTTGA
- the LOC114169514 gene encoding protein WHAT'S THIS FACTOR 9, mitochondrial, with protein MALSSKHSHLFNHIRTFVNARGKWVRDPYLDNAVLKEKDLKQIISLKNQIISSPSKSLSMYTASQLKASLNLPTTTSKFIDKYHCVFRQFQPGPGLPPIVKLTPQAFSIHREEMAVHNSPTNREDTVQRLSRLLMLAGMAKLPLYVIEKLKWDMGLPHDYVTTLLADYPDYFNVCIVEDPSSGKEVLALELVSWRKELSVSELEMRARSLGISGDKRSHDIAFPLFFPKGFDLVKRVKTWVDNWQRLPYVSPYEDAFHLDSNSDQAEKWTVAIMHELLSLLVSKKTERENLLCFGECLGLALRFKKALVHHPGIFYISNKIRTQTVVLREAYSKDFLVKKHPLVGMRYWYINLMHKT; from the coding sequence ATGGCTCTTTCCTCCAAACATTCACATCTGTTCAACCATATCAGGACTTTTGTAAATGCAAGGGGCAAATGGGTTCGAGACCCATATCTTGATAATGCAGTCCTGAAAGAGAAAGATCTCAAGCAAATAATTTCTCTCAAGAATCAAATCATTTCATCTCCTTCCAAATCCCTCTCCATGTATACTGCTTCTCAACTGAAAGCTTCCCTCAACCTTCCCACTACGACTTCCAAATTCATTGACAAATACCATTGTGTCTTTAGACAATTTCAACCTGGTCCTGGTCTTCCTCCGATTGTCAAACTCACACCTCAAGCCTTTTCCATCCATAGAGAAGAAATGGCTGTTCATAACTCTCCTACTAATCGTGAAGACACTGTTCAGAGGCTCTCAAGGCTTCTAATGCTTGCTGGCATGGCAAAATTGCCTCTTTATGTTATTGAGAAGCTAAAGTGGGATATGGGTCTTCCTCATGATTATGTGACAACTCTTTTGGCTGATTACCctgattattttaatgtttgcaTTGTGGAAGATCCGTCATCTGGAAAAGAGGTGCTTGCTTTAGAGCTTGTTTCATGGAGAAAAGAGCTTTCTGTGTCTGAGTTAGAAATGAGGGCAAGGAGCTTAGGCATTAGTGGAGATAAAAGAAGTCATGATATAGCATTTCCCTTATTTTTTCCTAAAGGTTTTGATTTAGTAAAGAGGGTGAAGACTTGGGTTGATAATTGGCAAAGGTTGCCTTACGTTTCTCCATATGAAGATGCTTTTCATCTCGACTCAAACAGTGACCAAGCGGAGAAATGGACTGTGGCAATAATGCATGAGTTGCTTTCTCTTCTGGTGTCAAAGAAGACAGAAAGAGAAAATTTGCTTTGTTTTGGAGAGTGTTTGGGGTTGGCCTTGAGATTTAAAAAGGCTTTGGTTCATCATCCTGGTATATTTTACATTTCCAATAAGATTAGGACTCAGACTGTTGTACTTAGAGAGGCTTATAGTAAGGATTTTTTGGTTAAGAAACATCCATTAGTGGGTATGAGATATTGGTACATTAATCTTATGCACAAAACATAG